One genomic region from Equus caballus isolate H_3958 breed thoroughbred chromosome 4, TB-T2T, whole genome shotgun sequence encodes:
- the SMKR1 gene encoding small lysine-rich protein 1 isoform X1: MRSSMTSPRPASERSSAHRGRPAPRPAPPPPSTARRRPSPGPAPGRPNLDAPARSGALRSQPAAAASGKRPSQRRGQQGARRTFAGRQCRCKGACRGGPARPNVWTPGAVSRQRDWEPMPRSPAQLRKELPW, translated from the exons ATGAGGTCTTCTATGACTTCTCCAAGGCCAGCCAGCGAGCGGTCGAGCGCACACCGGGGTCGGCCCGCTCCACGGCCGGCTCCACCCCCGCCGAGCACCGCCCGCCGCCGGCCCTCGCCGGGTCCCGCGCCCGGACGCCCCAACTTGGACGCCCCAGCGCGGAGCGGGGCTCTGCGCTCgcagccggcggcggcggcctcgGGGAAGCGGCCCAGCCAGCGGCGCGGCCAGCAGGGGGCGAGAAGGACGTTCGCAGGGAGGCAGTGCCGGTGCAAGGGCGCGTGCCGCGGCGGCCCGGCTCGGCCCAACGTCTGGACGCCAGGCGCGGTGTCCCGGCAACGG GATTGGGAACCCATGCCACGCTCACCTGCTCAACTGAGAAAGGAGTTACCATG gtaa
- the SMKR1 gene encoding small lysine-rich protein 1 isoform X2, with amino-acid sequence MPGKEKRGTGRGKSHGKKQKKPEVDILSPAAMLNLYYIAHNVADCLQLRGFRWPGAPKAKKGKAKT; translated from the exons ATG CCAggtaaagagaagagaggaacaggCCGGGGCAAGTCTCAcgggaagaagcagaagaaaccTGAGGTGGACATCCTGAGCCCAGCCGCCATGCTCAACCTGTACTACATTGCCCACAACGTCGCCGACTGCCTGCAGCTGCGCGGCTTCCGGTGGCCCGGCGCTCCCAAGGCAAAGAAGGGGAAAGCCAAGACTTAA